In a single window of the Deinococcus aetherius genome:
- the pdxR gene encoding MocR-like pyridoxine biosynthesis transcription factor PdxR, whose amino-acid sequence MSVREGPGGTPLAEGALDLRPPLPGEALHSRVARTLREAILEGVLTQGVRLPGHRALAARLGVSRNTVVDALAQLGAEGYVRSSARSGTRVAVPGAAPPQEDAPASPLPLSAWAARALAGRVPDAGGGYAVDFRLGQPVPDLYPAGAWAQALTRQARTAGERGEGGSPDDLDTLLGPPGTRRALAAYLSAERGARVTPDMVMLTGGTQASLDALARVFLEEGRVAAVEDPTYPGARAALGATGATLVPVPVDAAGLNPAALPKRATLLYLTPGAQYPTTVTLPAGRQAEVVAWARQSGAFLLEDDYAADLHHGGRPPAAMQGLAPDRVILLGSFSKSLAPVTRSGYLVAPGPVTRVLAGTRPLTDRAPATLDALALADVLASGAYARHLRGARSAIRHRHGVLLAALAVGLPGWEVTPARAGLHVHVTLPPTLSEEEAVRRAASAGVALSPAAPLAHHARPPAVLLAFAHLPPERLREGVARLARAFFPSIPPDGRAAATFVKAA is encoded by the coding sequence TTGAGCGTTAGGGAGGGGCCGGGGGGCACGCCCCTGGCGGAGGGCGCCCTCGACCTGCGGCCCCCGCTGCCGGGCGAGGCGCTGCACTCGCGGGTGGCCCGGACGCTGCGCGAGGCGATTCTGGAGGGGGTGCTGACCCAGGGCGTCCGGCTGCCGGGGCACCGCGCCCTGGCGGCGCGGCTGGGCGTCTCCCGCAACACGGTGGTGGACGCCCTCGCGCAACTCGGCGCGGAGGGGTACGTGAGGAGCAGCGCCCGCAGCGGCACGCGGGTCGCGGTTCCGGGGGCGGCGCCCCCCCAGGAGGACGCCCCCGCCTCCCCGCTGCCCCTCAGCGCGTGGGCGGCGCGGGCCCTGGCCGGGCGGGTGCCGGACGCGGGCGGCGGGTACGCTGTGGACTTCCGACTCGGGCAGCCCGTCCCCGACCTCTACCCGGCGGGCGCGTGGGCCCAGGCCCTGACCCGCCAGGCCCGGACCGCCGGGGAACGCGGGGAGGGCGGCTCCCCCGACGACCTGGACACCCTCCTCGGCCCGCCGGGGACGCGCCGGGCCCTGGCCGCCTACCTGAGCGCCGAACGCGGCGCGCGGGTCACCCCCGACATGGTGATGCTGACGGGGGGCACCCAGGCCTCCCTCGACGCCCTCGCGCGGGTCTTTCTGGAGGAGGGGAGGGTCGCCGCCGTCGAGGACCCCACCTACCCGGGGGCGCGGGCGGCCCTGGGCGCGACGGGGGCCACCCTGGTCCCGGTCCCGGTGGACGCGGCGGGCCTGAACCCGGCGGCGCTGCCGAAGCGGGCCACCCTGCTCTACCTCACCCCGGGGGCCCAGTACCCCACGACCGTCACGCTCCCCGCCGGGCGGCAGGCGGAGGTGGTGGCGTGGGCGCGCCAGTCGGGGGCCTTTCTCCTGGAGGACGACTACGCCGCCGACCTGCACCACGGCGGGCGGCCCCCGGCGGCGATGCAGGGGCTCGCCCCCGACCGGGTGATCTTGCTCGGCAGCTTCAGCAAGAGCCTGGCCCCCGTCACCCGCAGCGGCTACCTCGTCGCGCCCGGGCCCGTCACCCGCGTGCTGGCGGGCACCCGGCCCCTGACCGACCGGGCCCCCGCCACGCTCGACGCCCTCGCGCTCGCGGACGTGCTCGCCTCGGGGGCGTACGCGCGGCACCTGCGGGGGGCGCGGTCGGCGATCCGCCACCGTCACGGAGTCCTGCTCGCGGCCCTGGCGGTGGGGCTGCCAGGGTGGGAGGTCACACCCGCCCGCGCGGGGCTCCACGTCCACGTGACCCTGCCCCCCACCCTCTCCGAGGAGGAGGCGGTGCGGCGGGCGGCTTCGGCCGGGGTGGCCCTCTCCCCCGCCGCGCCCCTCGCTCACCACGCCCGGCCCCCTGCCGTCCTGCTCGCCTTCGCGCACCTGCCGCCCGAGCGGCTGCGGGAGGGGGTGGCCCGGCTCGCCCGTGCCTTTTTTCCCTCCATCCCCCCTGACGGGCGGGCTGCGGCAACCTTCGTGAAGGCAGCGTAA
- the recX gene encoding regulatory protein RecX (binds RecA and inhibits RecA-mediated DNA strand exchange and ATP hydrolysis and coprotease activities) translates to MTAGGERTPEERQKARDDLLAYAFRALSGRALTETELRTRLLRRTDDETLAAEVLARVQELGYQSDEGVARAEGHRRGVGGFRVRQTLKRRGVGEGLIEETLATRDPEEERADAVAILERRWPSFARKRDPRATAYAFLARRGFPGAVIWAAIREVSAAHPEEQGGDEESETEFEDPE, encoded by the coding sequence GTGACGGCGGGCGGGGAAAGGACACCGGAGGAACGGCAGAAGGCCCGCGACGACCTCCTCGCCTACGCCTTCCGGGCGCTGTCGGGCCGGGCGCTCACGGAGACGGAGTTGAGGACCCGGCTGCTTCGCCGCACCGACGACGAGACGCTGGCCGCCGAGGTCCTCGCCCGGGTGCAGGAACTCGGCTACCAGAGCGACGAGGGGGTCGCCCGCGCCGAGGGCCACCGCCGGGGGGTGGGCGGCTTCCGCGTCCGGCAGACCCTCAAACGCCGGGGCGTGGGCGAAGGGCTGATCGAGGAGACGCTCGCCACCCGCGACCCGGAAGAGGAGCGGGCGGACGCCGTAGCCATCCTGGAGCGCCGCTGGCCCAGCTTCGCCCGTAAGCGCGACCCGCGCGCCACCGCCTACGCCTTCCTCGCCCGGCGGGGCTTTCCGGGCGCCGTGATCTGGGCGGCCATCCGGGAGGTGTCGGCGGCCCACCCGGAGGAGCAGGGTGGCGATGAGGAGTCGGAGACGGAGTTCGAGGACCCGGAGTGA
- the rpsT gene encoding 30S ribosomal protein S20 — MALRHKSAQKRHRQSLKRRLINRSRKSTIKTFTKKAVVAAGAGAENATELQRKAESLLDKAAKGSTLHKNTAARKKSRLARAINKANAAKQTA, encoded by the coding sequence ATGGCCCTTCGTCACAAGTCCGCCCAGAAGCGTCACCGCCAGAGCCTCAAGCGCCGATTGATCAACCGCAGCCGCAAGAGCACGATCAAGACCTTCACCAAGAAGGCCGTCGTCGCCGCAGGAGCGGGCGCCGAGAACGCGACCGAACTCCAGCGCAAGGCCGAGAGCCTGCTCGACAAGGCCGCCAAGGGCAGCACCCTCCACAAGAACACCGCCGCCCGCAAGAAGAGCCGCCTCGCCCGCGCCATCAACAAGGCGAACGCCGCCAAGCAGACGGCGTAA